In a single window of the Nocardioides sp. L-11A genome:
- a CDS encoding TetR/AcrR family transcriptional regulator: MSTTRRRSTGSPTGVARKELIMRAAAKVFSEKGFSAATVRDIADDADMLSGSLYYYFDSKEAMVEEVLVEYLDSMVRGYDVAVSEADGPVVALEQLVACALRGLVENRQHVTILQNDWHYVGPMKGIVERQHQIEKVWLETIQRGIDAGEIRDDIDARMIYRTIMGAIQAVIRWFNPRGRVGIDRVIEVQTAILLDGIRTA, translated from the coding sequence GTGAGTACAACCCGTCGCCGCTCGACCGGCTCTCCCACGGGCGTGGCGCGCAAGGAGCTGATCATGCGCGCCGCGGCGAAGGTGTTCTCGGAGAAGGGCTTCTCCGCGGCCACCGTCCGTGACATCGCCGACGACGCCGACATGCTCTCGGGGAGCCTCTACTACTACTTCGACTCCAAGGAGGCGATGGTCGAGGAGGTGCTCGTCGAGTACCTCGACTCGATGGTCCGGGGGTACGACGTGGCGGTCTCCGAGGCGGACGGCCCGGTCGTCGCGCTCGAGCAGCTGGTCGCGTGTGCCCTGCGCGGCCTGGTCGAGAACCGGCAGCACGTCACGATCCTGCAGAACGACTGGCACTACGTCGGCCCGATGAAGGGGATCGTCGAGCGCCAGCACCAGATCGAGAAGGTCTGGCTGGAGACGATCCAGCGGGGCATCGACGCGGGAGAGATCCGCGACGACATCGACGCCCGGATGATCTACCGCACGATCATGGGCGCGATCCAGGCGGTGATCCGCTGGTTCAACCCCCGCGGCCGGGTCGGCATCGACCGGGTCATCGAGGTGCAGACCGCGATCCTGCTCGACGGGATCCGCACGGCCTGA
- a CDS encoding acetyl-CoA acetyltransferase, whose amino-acid sequence MGSHALATPVAVVGMACTNFGELWDRNVDDLLVEATHGALGSAGGLGVDDVDAFWLGSMISGVSGLTLTRPLNISHKPVTRVENMCATGSEAFRNACYAVSSGAYDVVMAVGGEKLKDAGYSGLEMPSVPNDGTPPVLSAPAMYSMIVPAYARRYGVPEEQIKEAMTHIAWKNHGNGARNPRAQFRKEVPKETIAAAPTLAGRLSVFDCSGVADGAAAAVIVRAEDALKYTDKPLYVHALALDAGSGTGRNDSDYDYSDLAEAAASARTAYAQAGITDPATEISLAEVHDCFTPTELVLMEELGFSERGKAWRDVLDGRYDRDGALPVNIDGGLKSFGHPIGASGLRMIFEMWLQFRGEAGERQVADPRFGLVQNQGGSPGDLVSAVTIVSDRRP is encoded by the coding sequence ATGGGATCTCACGCCCTGGCGACGCCCGTCGCCGTGGTCGGCATGGCCTGCACCAACTTCGGTGAGCTGTGGGACCGCAATGTCGACGACCTGCTGGTGGAGGCGACCCACGGCGCCCTCGGCTCGGCCGGCGGCCTCGGGGTCGACGACGTCGACGCGTTCTGGCTCGGTTCGATGATCTCGGGCGTCTCGGGCCTGACCCTCACCCGTCCGCTCAACATCTCCCACAAGCCGGTGACCCGGGTCGAGAACATGTGCGCGACGGGCTCCGAGGCCTTCCGCAACGCCTGCTACGCCGTCTCCTCCGGCGCCTACGACGTCGTGATGGCGGTCGGCGGCGAGAAGCTCAAGGACGCGGGCTACTCCGGCCTGGAGATGCCGAGCGTGCCCAACGACGGTACGCCGCCGGTCCTCAGCGCGCCCGCGATGTACTCGATGATCGTGCCCGCCTACGCCCGCCGCTACGGCGTACCGGAGGAGCAGATCAAGGAGGCGATGACCCACATCGCCTGGAAGAACCACGGCAACGGGGCCCGGAACCCGCGTGCGCAGTTCCGCAAGGAGGTGCCGAAGGAGACCATCGCCGCGGCGCCGACCCTCGCCGGCCGGCTGAGCGTGTTCGACTGCTCCGGCGTCGCCGACGGTGCCGCCGCGGCGGTCATCGTGCGGGCCGAGGACGCGCTGAAGTACACCGACAAGCCGCTCTACGTGCACGCGCTGGCGCTCGACGCCGGGTCGGGAACCGGGCGCAACGACAGCGACTACGACTACTCCGACCTCGCCGAGGCGGCGGCGTCGGCGCGCACGGCGTACGCCCAGGCCGGCATCACCGATCCCGCCACCGAGATCTCGCTGGCCGAGGTGCACGACTGCTTCACGCCGACCGAGCTGGTCCTGATGGAGGAGCTCGGCTTCTCGGAGCGCGGCAAGGCCTGGCGCGACGTCCTCGACGGCCGCTACGACCGCGACGGCGCGCTGCCGGTCAACATCGACGGCGGGCTGAAGAGCTTCGGGCACCCGATCGGCGCGAGCGGGCTGCGGATGATCTTCGAGATGTGGCTGCAGTTCCGCGGTGAGGCCGGCGAGCGTCAGGTCGCGGATCCGCGGTTCGGGCTGGTCCAGAACCAGGGCGGCAGCCCGGGAGACCTGGTCAGCGCGGTCACCATCGTCTCCGACCGACGACCCTGA
- a CDS encoding acyl-CoA dehydrogenase family protein, which translates to MSEQDFRQHLTEVIGAFAPRRADAGSAWGEGEDRVSVVAERSEGEAEEIAELRRYRAHLDTHGLAWVEGPAAYGGAGLSSRHADLLREVEAEHELPDDAYLRFSASTLCPTLLEHGTEEQRTDLLRRLRTAELIACQLYSEPGAGSDLAGLSTRAERDGDGWRLNGQKVWSSGAHYSDLGLCIARTDPDRPKHAGLTTFLVDLRAPGVEIRPIRQLTGGASFDEVFLTDVHVPDSARVGEVDGGWSVVVTSLLNERSAIGREVGVDDALVDRLVDLARHVQDPVDDRTRDQLADVVVRAWAAQLTTARYLDGGGTPGPELAMTKLLTTDLLRQMSDVAADVLGAGHVADTGAWGTYAWSELTLGLPGLRVGGGTDEILKNAVGERVLHLPKDAR; encoded by the coding sequence GTGAGTGAGCAGGATTTCCGGCAGCACCTCACCGAGGTGATCGGTGCCTTCGCGCCGCGCCGGGCCGACGCGGGGAGCGCCTGGGGCGAGGGCGAGGACCGGGTCTCGGTCGTCGCCGAGCGCTCCGAGGGCGAGGCCGAGGAGATCGCGGAGCTGCGGCGCTACCGCGCCCACCTCGACACCCACGGGCTCGCCTGGGTCGAGGGCCCGGCGGCCTACGGCGGCGCGGGCCTCTCCAGCCGCCACGCGGACCTGCTGCGCGAGGTCGAGGCGGAGCACGAGCTCCCCGACGACGCCTACCTCCGGTTCAGCGCGTCGACGCTGTGCCCCACCCTGCTCGAGCACGGCACCGAGGAGCAGCGCACCGACCTGCTCCGCCGGCTGCGGACGGCCGAGCTCATCGCCTGCCAGCTCTACAGCGAGCCCGGGGCCGGCTCCGACCTCGCCGGCCTCTCCACCCGCGCCGAGCGCGACGGCGACGGCTGGCGACTCAACGGCCAGAAGGTGTGGAGCTCCGGCGCCCACTACAGCGATCTCGGCCTGTGCATCGCCCGCACCGACCCCGACCGGCCCAAGCACGCCGGGCTGACGACCTTCCTCGTCGACCTGCGGGCACCGGGCGTCGAGATCCGCCCGATCCGCCAGCTCACCGGCGGGGCGTCGTTCGACGAGGTGTTCCTCACCGACGTCCACGTCCCCGACAGTGCCCGCGTCGGCGAGGTCGACGGCGGCTGGAGCGTCGTGGTGACCTCGCTGCTCAACGAGCGCTCCGCCATCGGCCGCGAGGTCGGGGTCGACGACGCCCTGGTCGACCGGCTCGTCGACCTCGCGCGCCACGTGCAGGATCCCGTCGACGACCGCACCCGCGACCAGCTCGCCGACGTCGTCGTCCGGGCCTGGGCCGCGCAGCTCACGACCGCCCGCTACCTCGACGGCGGCGGGACGCCCGGCCCCGAGCTGGCGATGACCAAGCTGCTCACGACGGACCTGCTGCGCCAGATGAGCGACGTCGCCGCCGACGTCCTCGGCGCCGGGCACGTCGCCGACACCGGGGCGTGGGGCACCTACGCCTGGTCCGAGCTCACCCTCGGGCTGCCCGGCCTCCGCGTCGGCGGGGGCACCGACGAGATCCTCAAGAACGCCGTCGGCGAACGGGTCCTCCACCTACCGAAGGACGCACGATGA
- a CDS encoding TIGR03617 family F420-dependent LLM class oxidoreductase: MKIDMGMIGSSAAGCGPIAADAETQGFDGVWASESVTDAFLQSQAALLTTDRLSVGTAIAVAFARNPMSVAYLSWDLAAMSDGRFVLGLGSQIQAHIERRFSMEWSPPVDRMRDFLLALDAIFSSWRDGTRLDYRGEHYQHTLMTPVFTPHHHTHRIPTMIAAVGAKMTELGGELCDGLLLHGMTTTAYLDQVTLPAVERGLATSGRDREALELYVPLFLVMGDTDAELEDMARRTREQIAFYASTPAYAKVLASVGYENLQPELQGLSREGKWAEMGELIDDRLLHEIALVGKPEEMPALCKERFGGRVDRVSSYFGWPTDDPDRLREILAAFA, encoded by the coding sequence ATGAAGATCGACATGGGCATGATCGGCTCCTCCGCCGCCGGCTGCGGGCCGATCGCGGCCGACGCCGAGACACAGGGCTTCGACGGCGTCTGGGCGAGCGAGAGCGTCACCGACGCCTTCCTCCAGTCCCAGGCCGCGTTGCTCACCACCGACCGGCTGTCCGTCGGTACGGCGATCGCGGTCGCGTTCGCCCGCAACCCGATGTCCGTCGCCTATCTCTCCTGGGACCTCGCCGCCATGTCCGACGGGCGCTTCGTGCTCGGTCTCGGCAGCCAGATCCAGGCGCACATCGAGCGCCGCTTCTCCATGGAGTGGAGCCCGCCGGTCGACCGGATGCGCGACTTCCTGCTGGCCCTCGACGCCATCTTCTCCTCCTGGCGCGACGGCACCCGCCTCGACTACCGGGGCGAGCACTACCAGCACACGCTGATGACACCGGTCTTCACGCCGCACCACCACACCCATCGGATCCCCACGATGATCGCCGCGGTCGGCGCCAAGATGACCGAGCTCGGCGGGGAGCTGTGCGACGGCCTGCTCCTGCACGGCATGACCACCACGGCGTACCTCGACCAGGTGACGCTGCCCGCCGTCGAGCGCGGCCTCGCCACCTCCGGCCGCGACCGGGAGGCGCTCGAGCTCTACGTGCCGCTGTTCCTCGTGATGGGCGACACCGACGCCGAGCTGGAGGACATGGCCCGGCGTACGCGCGAGCAGATCGCGTTCTACGCCTCCACGCCGGCGTACGCGAAGGTGCTCGCCAGCGTCGGGTACGAGAACCTCCAGCCCGAGCTGCAGGGCCTGTCCCGCGAGGGCAAGTGGGCCGAGATGGGCGAGCTGATCGACGACCGACTCCTCCACGAGATCGCCCTCGTCGGCAAGCCGGAGGAGATGCCCGCGCTGTGCAAGGAGCGCTTCGGCGGCCGGGTCGACCGGGTGTCGTCGTACTTCGGCTGGCCCACCGACGACCCCGACCGGCTGCGCGAGATCCTCGCCGCCTTCGCCTGA